The following are from one region of the Siniperca chuatsi isolate FFG_IHB_CAS linkage group LG13, ASM2008510v1, whole genome shotgun sequence genome:
- the pkn2a gene encoding serine/threonine-protein kinase N2 encodes MAADSVQGDARGQLVAERLGLGHNLDLSDTMVQQKLDEIKEQIRREIRKELKIKEGAENLRKVTTDKKSLAYVDNMLKESNKKVEELHQELQELNAHIVVKDPEELLECPLTPDTPNSEARMCTSSSRLAALKRQNDIELKVKQGAENMIQMYSNGSSKDRKLLATAQQMLQDSKTKIEFIRMQILKASQASELSFENNDVMDKPIISPLDLRVEELCHHAKIESAVAEGAKNVMKLLGSGKVTEKRAHSEAQARFNESSQKLDLLRYSLEQRLSELPKNHPRSSSIVEELSLLSSPVLSPRSSIIATQNQYSTVTKPAALTGTLDVRLMGCQDLLENVPGRSKAASVPLPGWSPSETRSSFISRANRNRGVSSRNLTKSEELSNEISAVLKLDNTVVGQTSWRSVSNQAWDQKFTLELDRSRELEISVYWRDWRSLCAVKFLRLEDFLDNQRHGMCLYLEPQGMLFAEVTFFNPVIERRPKLQRQKKIFSKQQGKTFLRAPQMNINIATWGRLVRRAIPTVSTNSFSPQATETGPSSLPGSPTPSSDPLVTKLDFDKEPAPGPKHYPAPDNIREPLVQDKIPDKEEVQDALASFDFLTKRNSIAVKPDLDRVVEQEIQHPDLELTVIQKDPEIREEEQFHFSLQDFKCVAVLGRGHFGKVLLAEYKSTGEMFAIKALKKGDIVARDEVDSLMCEKRIFETVNSVRHPFLVNLFACFQTQEHVCFVMEYAAGGDLMMHIHADVFSEPRAIFYAACVVLGLQFLHENKIVYRDLKLDNLLLDTEGYVKIADFGLCKEGMGFRDRTSTFCGTPEFLAPEVLTETSYTRAVDWWGLGVLIFEMLVGESPFPGDDEEEVFDSIVNDEVRYPRFLSTEAISIMRRLLRRSPERRLGAGERDAEEVKKHLFFRSMDWNGLLAKKVKPPFVPTIQGANDVSNFDDEFTSEAPILTPPREPRALSSEEQNTFSDFDYIADWC; translated from the exons GGGGATGCCAGGGGCCAGCTGGTGGCGGAGCGACTGGGTTTAGGACACAACCTGGACCTGTCCGACACCATGGTCCAACAGAAGCTGGACGAGATCAAAGAGCAGATCCGCCGCGAGATCCGCAAGGAGCTGAAGATCAAAGAAGGTGCAGAGAACCTGCGAAAG gtcACCACAGACAAGAAGAGCCTGGCTTATGTTGACAACATGCTGAAAGAATCTAACAAGAAGGTTGAGGAGCTTCACCAGGAGCTGCAAGAGCTCAACGCCCACATTGTGGTCAAAGACCCTGAAGAACTGCTAG AATGCCCTTTGACCCCAGATACCCCCAACAGTGAGGCGAGAATGTGCACCAGCAGCAGCCGCCTGGCCGCCCTAAAAAGACAGAATGACATCGAGCTCAAGGTCAAACAGGGTGCCGAGAACATGATTCAGATGTACTCCAACGGGTCCTCTAAG GATCGTAAGTTGCTAGCGACTGCCCAGCAGATGCTTCAGGACAGCAAGACAAAGATCGAGTTCATCAGGATGCAGATCCTCAAGGCCAGCCAGGCCAGCGAGCTGAGCTTCGAGAACAACGATGTGATGG ACAAGCCCATCATCAGCCCGTTGGACCTACGggtggaggagctttgtcaccACGCCAAGATAGAGTCCGCTGTGGCCGAGGGAGCCAAGAACGTCATGAAACTCCTGGGCTCGGGAAAAGTCACAGAAAAAAGAGCACATTCAGAG gCCCAGGCTCGTTTTAATGAGTCCAGTCAAAAGCTGGACCTCCTGCGATATTCCTTGGAGCAACGCCTCAGTGAGTTGCCTAAAAACCACCctcgcagcagcagcatcgTGGAAGAGTTGTCCCTGCTGTCGTCACCGGTCCTCAGTCCCAGATCCAGCATCATCGCCACACAGAACCAGTACAGCACCGTGACTAAGCCCGCCGCACTCACAG GCACGTTAGATGTCAGGCTCATGGGCTGTCAGGACCTTCTGGAAAATGTTCCAGGTCGTTCCAAAGCTGCGTCTGTCCCGCTGCCCGGCTGGAGCCCCAGCGAGACGCGCTCATCCTTCATTAGCCGAGCGAACCGAAACCGCGGTGTGAGCTCACGGAACCTGACAAAGAGCGAGGAGCTCTCCA ATGAGATCAGCGCAGTGCTGAAGCTGGACAACACGGTAGTCGGCCAGACAAGCTGGAGGTCGGTCAGCAACCAGGCCTGGGACCAGAAGTTTACATTGGAGCTGGACCGg TCTCGTGAGCTGGAGATCTCGGTGTACTGGCGTGACTGGCGTTCGCTCTGCGCTGTCAAGTTCCTGCGGCTGGAGGACTTCCTGGACAACCAGCGTCATGGGATGTGTCTGTACCTAGAGCCACAGGGGATGCTGTTTGccgag GTAACATTTTTCAATCCTGTCATTGAGAGACGACCAAAgttacaaagacaaaagaagatTTTCTCGAAGCAGCAAG GTAAAACCTTCCTGCGAGCCCCTCAAATGAACATCAACATTGCCACCTGGGGCCGCCTGGTGAGAAGAGCCATACCGACTGTCAGCACCAACTCTTTCAGCCCGCAGGCGACTGAGACTGGGCCCAGCAGCCTGCCTGGCTCACCCACACCCAGCAG CGACCCGCTGGTGACCAAGCTGGACTTTGACAAAGAGCCCGCCCCAGGACCCAAACACTACCCAGCACCCGACAACATCCGAGAACCACTGGTGCAGGATAAGATACCCGACAAGGAGGAAGTACAG GATGCACTCGCCTCGTTCGACTTCTTGACCAAGAGAAACAGCATAGCGGTGAAGCCAGACCTGGACAGAGTGGTGGAGCAGGAGATCCAGCATCCAGACCTGGAGCTCACTGTCATCCAGAAAGACCCAGAGATAAG GGAAGAAGAGCAGTTCCACTTCAGTCTCCAAGACTTCAAATGTGTGGCAGTCCTTGGACGTGGTCACTTTGGAAAG GTGTTGCTAGCAGAATATAAAAGCACAGGAGAGATGTTTGCTATCAAAGCTCTGAAGAAAGGAGACATTGTGGCTCGCGATGAGGTGGACAG TCTGATGTGCGAGAAGAGGATTTTTGAAACGGTCAACAGCGTCCGCCACCCGTTCCTCGTCAACCTGTTTGCGTGTTTCCAGACGCAGgagcatgtttgttttgtcatggAGTACGCGGCGGGAGGCGACCTGATGATGCACATCCACGCTGATGTTTTCTCCGAGCCCAGGGCCAT ATTTTACGCAGCCTGCGTCGTATTGGGATTGCAGTTCTTACATGAAAATAAGATCGTGTACAG agATTTGAAGCTGGATAACCTGCTCCTGGATACGGAGGGATATGTAAAGATTGCTGACTTTGGGCTTTGCAAAGAAG GAATGGGTTTCAGGGACCGCACCAGCACATTTTGTGGCACACCAGAGTTTTTAGCTCCGGAGGTTTTGACTGAAACGTCGTACACTCGTGCTGTGGACTGGTGGGGGTTGGGCGTCCTAATCTTTGAGATGCTGGTTGGGGAG TCGCCCTTCCCCGGTGACGACGAGGAGGAGGTGTTTGACAGCATTGTCAACGATGAGGTCCGCTACCCACGGTTCCTCTCGACTGAGGCCATTTCCATCATGAGGAGG CTTTTGAGGAGGAGTCCAGAACGACGACTGGGAGCAGGAGAAAGGGACGCAGAGGAAGTTAAGAAACATCTATTCTTCAGG AGCATGGATTGGAACGGACTGTTGGCCAAGAAGGTGAAGCCTCCGTTTGTGCCAACCATCCAGGGCGCCAACGACGTCAGCAACTTCGATGATGAATTTACCTCAGAGGCTCCGATCTTAACCCCACCCAGGGAACCCCGAGCGCTGAGCTCCGAGGAGCAGAACACGTTCTCTGACTTTGATTACATCGCTGACTGGTGTTAG